In Streptomyces sp. NBC_01551, one DNA window encodes the following:
- a CDS encoding DUF2637 domain-containing protein gives MTEETADRYALIAAGTVIIVLTGAGFWLSYAHLAEVAGRHGLDRSPIRQWAWPATLDMFIVAGELLMLRAGLRRVTDWWAIGLTAAGSAGSIALNVAGVSGTTGSPVPVLDYVVAAVPPTGAMLAFGVLMRQIHQRIARPLRNGATETRTGSGPSRTTAPPDTTESRTGPNPAHDETRTDAPAGPDRPSPKPGPRRTRTGPARPRTVRAKVHGGRSERRTGPRRLSEEEVVELVLPDVPAALAADGNEQITRTQLRSIMRARGIPLGNEHIGPVLTALRSATASPKSHEGATHR, from the coding sequence TTGACCGAGGAGACCGCCGACCGATACGCCCTGATCGCTGCCGGGACGGTGATCATCGTCCTGACTGGCGCCGGATTCTGGCTCTCCTACGCCCACCTCGCCGAAGTCGCTGGGAGGCACGGCCTGGACCGCTCGCCCATCCGGCAGTGGGCTTGGCCCGCCACGCTGGACATGTTCATCGTCGCCGGCGAGCTGCTGATGCTGCGAGCGGGTCTGCGCCGGGTGACGGACTGGTGGGCAATCGGGCTGACGGCCGCAGGGTCGGCCGGATCAATCGCGCTGAACGTCGCCGGCGTCAGCGGCACAACCGGCAGTCCGGTCCCGGTCCTGGACTACGTGGTCGCCGCCGTCCCGCCGACGGGCGCCATGCTCGCCTTCGGAGTCCTGATGCGGCAGATCCACCAGCGCATCGCCCGGCCCCTCCGGAACGGCGCGACCGAAACCCGGACCGGCTCCGGTCCGAGCCGGACCACCGCACCGCCGGACACGACGGAATCCCGGACCGGACCGAACCCGGCCCACGACGAAACCCGGACCGACGCCCCCGCCGGACCGGACCGGCCCAGCCCCAAACCCGGACCGAGGCGGACTCGGACCGGGCCGGCACGTCCCCGGACGGTCCGGGCGAAGGTCCACGGCGGACGGTCCGAGCGCCGGACCGGACCGCGCCGCCTGTCCGAGGAAGAGGTTGTCGAGCTGGTCCTCCCGGACGTCCCCGCTGCCCTGGCCGCGGACGGGAACGAGCAGATCACCCGAACCCAGCTGCGGAGCATCATGCGCGCCCGTGGCATCCCCCTCGGCAACGAGCACATCGGTCCCGTCCTGACCGCGCTTCGCTCTGCGACCGCCTCCCCCAAATCCCACGAAGGAGCCACCCACCGATGA
- a CDS encoding DUF317 domain-containing protein has protein sequence MPSSAPQSAATVDGDVYVTPRYLAGSPGYGDAGFAPVKHWPHHHFDEGPHQLVVTSPDHRIRIGWAGDDYDLWTISAAPDAVSGPQWTAIVNQNTPPELVAALTTALARDWADGQDRFLAAPSAYWADSVAPLVAAGWQRMGAEVGTVELAAPDGNAGVYINRSRRDLLDGTELWAGPPGWGTRAEITFSPRTPSHLIAATAEAFTDTTPVARWQQGLDRQLAALAQLTPVVPPRPPVPTPRDLRPRIGVRPPVAVGSVPRWSTATTPSAALPARGAVRR, from the coding sequence TTGCCTTCATCCGCCCCCCAGTCCGCCGCCACCGTGGACGGCGACGTCTACGTCACCCCCCGCTACCTCGCCGGATCGCCCGGCTACGGCGATGCCGGCTTCGCCCCCGTCAAGCATTGGCCCCACCATCACTTCGACGAGGGCCCGCACCAGCTCGTCGTAACCAGCCCGGACCACCGCATCCGGATCGGCTGGGCCGGAGACGACTACGACCTGTGGACGATCAGCGCCGCGCCCGACGCGGTCTCCGGACCGCAGTGGACCGCGATCGTCAACCAGAACACCCCGCCCGAGCTCGTCGCCGCCCTCACCACCGCCCTCGCCCGGGACTGGGCCGATGGCCAGGACCGCTTCCTTGCGGCCCCGTCGGCGTACTGGGCCGACAGCGTGGCACCGCTGGTCGCCGCCGGCTGGCAGCGCATGGGCGCCGAGGTCGGCACCGTGGAGCTGGCTGCCCCCGACGGCAACGCGGGTGTCTACATCAACCGCTCCCGCCGCGACCTGCTGGACGGGACGGAACTGTGGGCCGGCCCTCCCGGCTGGGGCACCCGCGCGGAGATCACGTTCAGCCCCCGTACGCCCTCCCACCTCATTGCGGCCACCGCGGAGGCGTTCACCGATACAACTCCCGTGGCCCGCTGGCAGCAGGGCCTCGACCGTCAGCTCGCCGCCCTCGCGCAGCTCACGCCCGTCGTACCGCCCCGCCCTCCGGTGCCGACTCCCCGCGATCTCCGCCCCCGCATCGGGGTCCGCCCGCCCGTCGCGGTCGGCAGCGTGCCGCGCTGGAGCACCGCCACCACCCCCTCCGCTGCCCTTCCCGCCCGCGGCGCTGTACGCCGCTGA
- a CDS encoding MFS transporter: MTARSTATAPSATYGSVLGSRYVARLLGGTLIGRLPNGMVPVSLVLWVTAGGGTLAFGGLLAALYGLASGLSQPVKGRLMDRYGQTRISIPAAVLNSSCLLALPWVGADGQQVVVTAVVGFAGLITPPLEAGLRALWPTVLPDAGRRRVVQALDTGSQGLLYVVGPLLASWLATTHGPDTALLATAALGLTGSAIVLTAGPSRTWRPTSEGGAGTGRLMSSGLVMLFVGLAGTGFTLGAMNVWAADMAAVQEQPMLSGLLPAVFSTGSFLGGLVYARRTWPGTTTTQLLCTSLLFLLGWLPLLADPGPRAAVGLVGIPGLFLTLIITNGFHTVDALAPASRTTEAYAWLILSVGTGQAAGTALAGALSTSPQILAALPAAGAATALTVLTAARPKLGPGRRLGRHRRPRHSHPRHSVSTPR, from the coding sequence TTGACCGCTCGTTCGACCGCCACCGCCCCGTCGGCCACGTACGGATCGGTCCTCGGCAGCCGCTACGTTGCTCGCCTGCTCGGTGGCACTCTGATCGGGCGCCTGCCCAACGGCATGGTCCCCGTCTCGCTGGTCTTGTGGGTCACTGCGGGCGGCGGGACGCTGGCGTTCGGCGGACTCCTCGCCGCGCTCTACGGCCTGGCCTCGGGGCTCTCCCAGCCGGTCAAGGGCCGGCTGATGGACAGGTACGGGCAGACCCGGATCTCCATCCCTGCCGCCGTGCTCAACTCCTCCTGCTTGCTGGCGCTCCCGTGGGTCGGTGCCGACGGACAGCAGGTGGTGGTGACCGCAGTCGTGGGGTTCGCCGGGCTGATCACCCCGCCCCTGGAGGCCGGACTGCGGGCTTTGTGGCCGACGGTCCTGCCGGATGCGGGGCGGCGGCGCGTCGTGCAGGCCCTCGATACCGGCTCGCAGGGACTGCTCTACGTGGTGGGCCCACTGCTCGCCTCGTGGTTGGCGACCACTCATGGCCCCGATACCGCTCTGCTGGCGACCGCGGCACTCGGCCTGACGGGCTCGGCGATCGTGCTGACCGCCGGTCCGTCGAGGACGTGGCGGCCGACTTCAGAGGGCGGCGCGGGTACCGGACGGCTGATGAGCAGCGGGCTGGTCATGCTGTTCGTCGGTCTGGCGGGGACCGGGTTCACGCTCGGCGCGATGAACGTCTGGGCCGCGGACATGGCCGCCGTACAGGAGCAGCCGATGCTGTCCGGGCTCCTTCCCGCCGTGTTCTCCACCGGCAGTTTCCTGGGCGGCCTGGTCTACGCCCGCAGGACCTGGCCCGGCACCACGACCACGCAACTTCTCTGCACCAGCCTCCTGTTCCTCCTTGGCTGGCTTCCCCTGCTGGCCGACCCAGGCCCCCGAGCGGCCGTCGGCCTCGTGGGGATACCGGGCCTCTTCCTCACCTTGATCATCACCAATGGCTTCCACACGGTGGACGCCCTCGCCCCGGCCTCCCGCACGACCGAGGCGTACGCCTGGCTGATCCTCTCGGTCGGCACCGGGCAGGCCGCCGGCACCGCGCTCGCCGGAGCCCTCTCCACCAGCCCGCAGATCCTCGCTGCCCTGCCCGCCGCGGGCGCCGCAACTGCGCTGACCGTCCTGACCGCCGCCCGCCCCAAACTCGGCCCCGGCCGACGCCTGGGCCGCCACCGCCGCCCACGCCACAGCCACCCGCGCCACTCGGTCTCGACGCCCCGCTAG
- a CDS encoding mobilization protein: MVPKIHKRGTRTIGLLYYLYGPGKAEEHIDPHLVASWDHAAPDPGRDPAVTYKQLQELLDQPLANLHENERPTKHVWHLSVRNAPTDRTLSDQEWGDIARRMVAAAGIDVPEQGSGCRWVAIRHADDHIHILATLVREDGYRPDLDFDAVRVQAEARLLEKELGLRQLNPGDGTAAQRPTSAERHKADRMGRERTPREELRETVRRAAAGVASEEEFFERLGASGVLVRKRVAPSGDLLGYTVALPGDLNKDGEPIFYPGSKLAADLSLPRIRERWSGRRQDEPIVEPVAASGPAQARRRASAAVWQAILVMAGADDAATAAYIAAAGEILDALAKTSAAHTRRELRDAAFVFERASRSHVRAERGHDRALRQAARDLVYSGPALGRGEDGATTAMVIDAVFFLVIVAGHWHAKKAHAQQAAAAHLAAEHLRTAYRAAAAQPMGVLAVRGRSLALPVLRRQVLRVREALPAELAERVLAEAGWSALAATLADAEAAGYDATTLLADAAARRELGSAESVSDVLVWRLRRVADLPADAQTMPLPDGAAASSGPAGPKAESPASKGTQRRRK, from the coding sequence ATGGTCCCCAAGATCCACAAGCGCGGGACGCGCACCATCGGCCTTCTGTACTACCTGTACGGGCCCGGCAAGGCCGAGGAACACATTGACCCGCACCTGGTGGCCTCCTGGGACCACGCCGCCCCCGACCCCGGCCGCGACCCCGCAGTCACCTACAAGCAGCTCCAGGAACTCCTCGACCAGCCCCTGGCCAACCTCCACGAGAACGAGCGGCCGACGAAGCATGTGTGGCACCTGTCGGTACGCAACGCGCCCACCGACCGGACGCTGTCCGACCAGGAGTGGGGCGACATCGCCCGCCGGATGGTCGCCGCCGCCGGCATCGACGTCCCCGAGCAGGGCTCCGGTTGCCGCTGGGTCGCCATCCGGCATGCCGACGATCACATCCACATCCTGGCCACCCTGGTCCGCGAGGACGGCTACCGGCCCGACCTCGACTTCGACGCCGTCCGCGTCCAGGCCGAAGCCCGGCTCCTGGAGAAGGAACTGGGCCTGCGCCAGCTCAATCCGGGTGACGGCACCGCCGCCCAGCGGCCCACCAGCGCCGAACGCCACAAGGCCGATCGCATGGGCCGCGAGCGCACGCCCCGGGAGGAACTGCGGGAGACCGTACGACGTGCAGCAGCCGGCGTTGCCAGCGAGGAGGAGTTCTTCGAGCGGCTGGGCGCCTCCGGGGTGCTGGTCCGCAAGCGCGTTGCACCCTCCGGAGACCTTCTGGGCTACACGGTCGCCCTGCCGGGGGACCTCAACAAGGACGGGGAACCGATCTTCTACCCGGGCTCGAAGCTCGCCGCAGATCTGTCCCTGCCCCGAATCCGCGAGCGCTGGTCCGGCCGCAGGCAGGATGAACCGATCGTCGAGCCGGTGGCCGCGTCGGGGCCGGCGCAGGCCCGGCGTCGGGCGAGCGCGGCGGTGTGGCAGGCGATCCTCGTCATGGCCGGGGCGGACGACGCGGCGACGGCCGCGTACATCGCTGCGGCCGGCGAGATCCTCGACGCCCTCGCGAAGACGAGTGCCGCCCACACCCGCCGTGAGCTGCGTGATGCCGCCTTCGTGTTCGAGCGGGCATCCCGTTCTCACGTACGAGCCGAGCGTGGGCACGACCGGGCGCTGCGGCAGGCCGCTCGCGATCTCGTCTACAGCGGTCCCGCCCTGGGGCGCGGGGAGGACGGGGCGACGACTGCGATGGTGATCGACGCCGTGTTCTTCCTTGTGATCGTGGCCGGGCACTGGCATGCGAAGAAGGCACACGCGCAGCAGGCCGCCGCCGCCCACCTGGCAGCAGAGCACCTGCGGACCGCCTACCGAGCCGCCGCCGCGCAGCCCATGGGCGTGCTGGCCGTACGGGGCCGATCGCTGGCTCTTCCTGTGCTGCGCCGCCAGGTCCTCCGGGTCCGGGAAGCGCTGCCGGCGGAGCTGGCGGAGCGGGTCCTGGCCGAAGCCGGATGGTCGGCGCTGGCGGCGACCCTGGCCGATGCCGAGGCAGCCGGATACGACGCCACCACCCTGCTGGCCGACGCCGCCGCCCGACGGGAGCTGGGGAGCGCCGAGTCGGTGTCCGACGTGCTGGTGTGGCGGCTGCGCCGCGTTGCGGACCTGCCGGCCGACGCACAGACGATGCCCTTGCCCGACGGCGCCGCCGCCTCGTCGGGCCCCGCCGGACCGAAGGCCGAGAGCCCGGCATCGAAGGGCACGCAGCGCCGCCGGAAGTGA
- a CDS encoding collagen binding domain-containing protein — MRLRPARPAHLAVAVAALAAGTLLPATAMAAPEASVVLGPGYTIPDSEGHAASSHIGAYGPPGPAVHGDTETYCADPERKGPADAGGYGDPQPVPSWTSSVTGKPVTKENLAQAAYVIGKYGQTRDNAQAAAVDAVVYEYLAGGTYALDGDRGKQRLAYPVVSPTARTLAQGYVAEAKKLAGPYTLQITPSVKTTTAGTKVTVAVKVTTTAGTPVPKVAVTLAESGSGTASGKVTTNDNGTGSWEFTAEKPGTASVTATAEGLPAIGLQVLTPKNPAAQRMLLAGGTTSVKDSAAITVGEATGGVTIRKKDPEGTRLVGAAFQLLDSDGKQVAAGKTDEQGNLVFDKLPAGTYRLRETSSGSPVHDLIAEQTITITAGRTAQANAQDLVDPFKKARLSVKKTDKNTGKTLPGAVIAIRADETDKTGKHTPGKVITSVTTGTDGTATVPLDVTLKAGTRYWAGETKAPEGYQLDASPVAFTARPGADVTVTLADKPTATTPPSPSTPPATPPATTPPTTPPGSLAHTGADATTWLAGGATALLAAGGGLYLINRRRRTGDAPS; from the coding sequence ATGCGCCTTCGCCCCGCCCGCCCCGCCCACCTGGCCGTCGCCGTCGCCGCCCTCGCGGCAGGCACCCTGCTGCCCGCGACGGCCATGGCCGCCCCGGAAGCCTCCGTGGTGCTGGGCCCCGGCTACACCATCCCCGACTCCGAGGGACACGCCGCCTCCAGCCACATCGGCGCCTACGGCCCGCCCGGACCGGCCGTCCACGGCGACACCGAGACCTACTGCGCCGACCCTGAACGCAAGGGCCCGGCCGACGCCGGCGGCTACGGCGACCCGCAGCCGGTCCCGTCCTGGACGTCGTCGGTGACCGGGAAGCCCGTCACCAAGGAGAACCTGGCCCAGGCCGCCTACGTGATCGGCAAGTACGGGCAGACCCGCGACAACGCCCAGGCCGCCGCGGTCGACGCCGTGGTGTACGAGTACCTGGCCGGCGGCACCTACGCCCTCGACGGCGACCGCGGCAAGCAGCGCCTGGCGTACCCGGTCGTCTCCCCGACCGCCCGCACCCTCGCCCAGGGCTACGTCGCCGAGGCCAAGAAGCTCGCGGGCCCCTACACCCTCCAGATCACGCCGTCGGTGAAGACCACCACCGCCGGGACGAAGGTCACCGTCGCGGTGAAGGTCACCACCACCGCCGGCACGCCGGTCCCGAAGGTCGCCGTCACGCTCGCCGAGTCAGGCTCCGGCACCGCCTCCGGCAAGGTCACCACGAACGACAACGGCACGGGCTCCTGGGAGTTCACCGCCGAGAAGCCCGGGACCGCCAGCGTCACCGCGACGGCCGAGGGGCTGCCCGCCATCGGGCTGCAGGTCCTCACGCCCAAGAACCCGGCCGCCCAGCGGATGCTGCTCGCTGGGGGCACCACCAGCGTCAAGGACTCCGCCGCCATCACCGTCGGCGAGGCCACCGGCGGCGTGACGATCCGCAAGAAGGACCCCGAAGGCACCCGCCTGGTCGGCGCAGCGTTCCAGCTCCTCGACTCCGACGGCAAGCAGGTCGCCGCAGGCAAGACGGACGAACAGGGCAACCTCGTCTTCGACAAGCTCCCTGCCGGCACCTACCGGCTGCGCGAGACCTCCTCCGGCAGCCCCGTCCACGACCTGATCGCCGAGCAGACCATCACGATCACCGCCGGACGCACCGCCCAGGCCAACGCCCAGGACCTCGTCGACCCGTTCAAGAAGGCCCGCCTGTCGGTGAAGAAGACCGACAAGAACACCGGCAAGACCCTGCCGGGCGCGGTCATCGCCATCCGCGCCGATGAGACGGACAAGACCGGCAAGCACACCCCCGGCAAGGTGATCACCAGCGTCACCACCGGGACCGACGGCACCGCGACCGTCCCCCTCGACGTCACGCTCAAGGCGGGCACCCGCTACTGGGCCGGCGAGACCAAGGCCCCCGAGGGCTACCAACTCGACGCCTCACCGGTCGCGTTCACCGCCCGTCCCGGAGCCGACGTCACCGTCACCCTCGCCGACAAGCCCACCGCGACCACGCCGCCGAGCCCGAGCACCCCGCCCGCGACACCCCCGGCCACCACCCCGCCGACGACGCCGCCCGGATCCCTCGCTCACACCGGCGCCGACGCCACCACCTGGCTGGCCGGCGGAGCCACCGCCCTGCTCGCCGCAGGCGGCGGCCTCTACCTGATCAACCGCCGCCGCCGTACGGGCGACGCCCCCAGCTGA
- a CDS encoding WhiB family transcriptional regulator has translation MREITTNTQPVPDLRGIADISWHDRGNCHDLDTAEADRMFFPAPRAHADIAEAKTLCGACPVRQDCFTHAMDNDIRWGLWGGLTEAERKPWRAKVAKRLDYQRVRAALMGRDVHLSAAEREAVTRAAHVRGWSTSRLAYVLGVDFDHARDLLRRAAHAVADRDRYWKVPAADSQASPAGSDDGSAPEETFCQVPRQAETRELNDALRKAA, from the coding sequence ATGCGCGAAATCACCACCAACACCCAGCCCGTGCCCGACCTGCGTGGCATCGCCGACATCTCGTGGCACGACCGAGGGAACTGCCACGACCTGGACACTGCCGAAGCGGACCGGATGTTCTTCCCCGCGCCGCGGGCCCACGCCGACATCGCCGAGGCCAAGACCCTGTGCGGCGCCTGCCCCGTGCGGCAGGACTGCTTCACCCACGCCATGGACAACGACATCCGCTGGGGCCTGTGGGGCGGACTGACCGAGGCGGAACGCAAGCCCTGGCGGGCCAAGGTCGCCAAGCGACTCGACTACCAGCGGGTCCGCGCCGCCCTCATGGGCCGGGACGTCCACCTTTCCGCCGCCGAGCGCGAAGCCGTCACCCGCGCCGCACACGTACGCGGCTGGAGCACCTCACGGCTGGCCTACGTCCTCGGGGTCGATTTCGACCACGCCCGCGACCTCCTGCGCCGGGCTGCGCACGCAGTGGCAGACCGCGACCGGTACTGGAAGGTCCCCGCCGCGGACAGCCAGGCCAGCCCCGCCGGCAGCGACGACGGAAGTGCACCCGAGGAAACGTTCTGCCAGGTACCGCGCCAGGCCGAGACACGCGAGCTCAACGACGCTCTGCGGAAGGCGGCATGA
- a CDS encoding MFS transporter, with product MSTYGIPLLVLAVTDSATLTGLAFMLEWVPRLGAFALAGTAVDRFGSTRVLRIASVLRAAVVLAAAAVLPSVGEGTSAVITVMTLAAATGVLTEFSYIAAETAGGAASRDAGGHAHRVQAVLLGIDQGATLAGPALAGVLLQYSGATGMLLIIAACSLLGAALAPRQRPVWPQEAPVPVAQGLKIGWRTLRSLPALVWLCVGLVLSNCAIGLVQAAGPVLVIKQLGGTSSQVGLVWSAAAIASLAMVTLARFAIDRAGLWPVGAAAAALASLACLALAAADTYTVFLVLVALLMAGEAGMTVVLRTLRAHLVPAEVFGSTLSLIILLLLAPFPLAGALVALTPPDLLGHAITACAVLQAVGLAVAFAKLRTHPATRRPLPA from the coding sequence ATGAGCACGTACGGCATCCCGCTGCTCGTCCTGGCCGTCACCGACTCAGCCACGTTGACCGGCTTGGCCTTCATGCTCGAATGGGTGCCCCGCCTTGGGGCGTTCGCCCTCGCGGGCACCGCCGTGGACCGGTTCGGCAGCACACGGGTCCTTCGCATCGCCTCGGTCCTGCGCGCGGCGGTCGTCCTCGCCGCAGCCGCCGTCCTGCCCTCCGTGGGCGAGGGAACGAGCGCCGTGATCACCGTCATGACGCTGGCCGCCGCGACAGGCGTCCTCACGGAGTTCTCCTACATCGCGGCCGAGACCGCGGGCGGCGCCGCGAGCCGGGACGCCGGAGGCCATGCCCACCGCGTCCAGGCCGTCCTGCTGGGCATCGACCAGGGCGCCACCCTGGCCGGCCCGGCCCTGGCCGGCGTGCTGCTCCAGTACAGCGGCGCCACCGGCATGCTCCTGATCATCGCCGCCTGCTCCCTGCTCGGCGCGGCCCTGGCCCCCCGTCAGCGTCCCGTCTGGCCCCAAGAGGCCCCGGTCCCCGTCGCCCAGGGACTCAAGATCGGATGGCGGACCCTGCGGTCGCTCCCCGCCCTGGTGTGGTTGTGCGTCGGGCTGGTGCTGTCCAACTGCGCGATCGGCCTCGTGCAGGCCGCCGGCCCCGTCCTGGTCATCAAGCAACTCGGTGGCACGAGCAGCCAGGTCGGCCTCGTCTGGTCGGCCGCCGCCATCGCCTCCCTGGCCATGGTCACCCTCGCCCGCTTCGCGATCGACCGCGCCGGCCTGTGGCCGGTCGGGGCTGCCGCAGCCGCCCTCGCCTCCCTGGCCTGCCTGGCTCTGGCAGCCGCCGACACCTACACCGTCTTCCTGGTCCTGGTGGCGCTGCTGATGGCCGGCGAAGCGGGCATGACCGTGGTGCTGCGCACCCTGCGCGCCCACCTCGTCCCGGCCGAGGTGTTCGGCAGCACCCTCTCGCTGATCATCCTGCTGCTCCTCGCGCCGTTCCCCCTCGCCGGAGCCCTGGTCGCGCTCACACCACCGGACCTGCTCGGCCACGCCATCACCGCCTGCGCCGTCCTGCAGGCCGTCGGCCTGGCCGTGGCCTTCGCGAAACTCCGCACCCATCCGGCCACCCGCCGCCCGCTCCCCGCCTGA
- a CDS encoding DUF317 domain-containing protein, with product MSWAQWVLADEPILLGDQPVAWTVSARATPASLPQWNAYFSAGNPPEAVTDFLLALEDHPDPAHGYAGPQTVLDALADNGWIRDIDTPTAMSDPRLAATMALTALPDEGIQDGDPLALDPEAEAAGWQAWCEPRMGGGLLWAAMFSASTPHDLVAAFAASLASPAPVLRHTLPESSEGQLTVQPTV from the coding sequence CTGAGCTGGGCGCAGTGGGTGCTGGCCGACGAACCCATCCTCCTGGGTGATCAGCCGGTGGCATGGACGGTCTCTGCCCGCGCCACCCCCGCCAGCCTTCCCCAGTGGAATGCGTACTTCTCCGCCGGCAATCCGCCCGAGGCTGTCACCGACTTCCTGCTCGCCCTGGAGGATCACCCGGATCCCGCCCACGGCTACGCCGGACCGCAGACGGTTCTCGACGCGCTGGCCGACAACGGCTGGATCCGCGACATCGACACCCCCACCGCCATGTCCGACCCGCGGCTGGCCGCCACCATGGCCTTGACCGCTTTGCCGGACGAGGGCATTCAGGACGGCGACCCGCTCGCCCTCGATCCCGAGGCGGAAGCGGCGGGATGGCAGGCATGGTGCGAACCGAGGATGGGCGGCGGGCTCCTGTGGGCCGCCATGTTCTCCGCCAGCACGCCACACGATCTCGTTGCGGCCTTCGCCGCCTCTCTGGCCTCACCCGCACCGGTGCTGCGCCACACCTTGCCGGAGAGCAGCGAGGGCCAGCTCACTGTGCAACCGACTGTCTGA
- a CDS encoding MobC family plasmid mobilization relaxosome protein gives MAYPAPGVAGADRSQGAPVHKAATEGGSQPEAKPAPRRKRRATKNASRKRSPKTAANKRSHVCSVRLNDDEKNRLATAAAASRTSLPAFLARSGLAAARDPDRAAAAIAGEREVVAELFAARRHLGHVGNNLNQLARAVNSGGQPADVQLHAVLIAVQRAISRVQTATDQLIEHR, from the coding sequence TTGGCCTATCCCGCCCCAGGGGTGGCGGGAGCGGACCGGAGCCAGGGGGCACCGGTCCACAAGGCAGCGACCGAGGGCGGATCGCAGCCGGAGGCGAAGCCCGCGCCGCGCCGCAAGCGCCGCGCCACGAAGAACGCTTCGCGCAAGCGCTCGCCGAAGACCGCCGCCAACAAGCGCTCGCATGTCTGCAGTGTCCGTCTCAACGACGACGAGAAGAACCGCCTTGCCACCGCAGCAGCTGCATCCCGTACGAGCCTGCCCGCGTTCCTCGCCCGCAGCGGGCTTGCCGCCGCCCGCGACCCAGACCGTGCCGCCGCCGCCATCGCCGGTGAACGAGAAGTGGTCGCGGAGCTCTTCGCCGCCCGCCGGCACCTCGGCCACGTCGGCAACAACCTCAACCAGCTGGCCCGGGCGGTCAACTCCGGCGGCCAGCCTGCGGACGTCCAGCTCCATGCCGTGCTGATCGCCGTGCAGCGGGCGATCAGCCGAGTCCAGACCGCCACCGACCAGCTCATCGAACACCGCTAG
- a CDS encoding DUF317 domain-containing protein: MTVELSNAGFRTTIEKLRLHSWLLGPGQPTEVIDCFPEANGDFNLIVDDRADTHISSADGRLYLGWFPDGRPGAEEEGWVLAVTGTAKVPGYRVVFDPQTPARLVAATVSEVLATARRQ, from the coding sequence GTGACCGTGGAGCTGTCGAACGCCGGATTCCGCACCACGATCGAGAAGTTGCGACTGCATAGCTGGCTTCTGGGGCCTGGCCAGCCGACCGAGGTCATTGACTGCTTCCCCGAGGCGAACGGCGACTTCAACCTCATCGTCGACGACCGGGCCGACACCCACATCTCGTCGGCCGACGGCAGGCTCTATCTCGGCTGGTTTCCCGACGGCCGGCCCGGAGCTGAGGAGGAGGGCTGGGTCCTGGCCGTCACCGGCACCGCCAAGGTTCCCGGCTACCGTGTCGTCTTCGACCCGCAAACCCCGGCACGGCTCGTGGCCGCTACCGTTTCCGAGGTGCTCGCCACCGCTCGACGGCAGTAG
- a CDS encoding collagen binding domain-containing protein, whose product MKHRPFLFTALALTAAAVLTGPATIATAAPSPSAEAPKDQGDPAPTDKAGLRIAKTDPEGQPAPGAAFQLLDSAGKTLAEGKTGADGTLTFSDLAPGVVRLKETSSGSPLLGTVPDQDVVVAPGEPKVLAITDPYKSAGLTLKVTDKATGKGLAGAIVNIAPKDAKDDKGAFTLTTGPDGTAKAPLPVGKKTGSAYTATETKAPDGYRLETTPVEITAKPGAETTAAFTNAATAKPTEEPTGKPTAKPTGDPTSQPTPTGSPSTGTGEPTDAASPSSSPEIGTATSTPTEPDTKPEGSLAHTGADSTNGWLLAAGGLLLAAGGGAVYAARRRKNDESDTGTGQHRRTDDN is encoded by the coding sequence ATGAAGCACCGCCCCTTCCTCTTCACCGCGCTTGCCCTGACCGCCGCCGCCGTCCTGACCGGCCCGGCCACCATCGCCACGGCAGCCCCCTCCCCGTCCGCCGAAGCCCCCAAGGATCAAGGCGACCCCGCGCCGACGGACAAGGCCGGACTGCGCATCGCCAAGACGGACCCCGAAGGCCAGCCCGCCCCCGGAGCCGCCTTCCAACTGCTCGACTCAGCGGGTAAGACGCTCGCCGAGGGCAAGACCGGAGCCGACGGCACCCTGACCTTCTCCGACCTCGCCCCCGGCGTCGTACGCCTCAAGGAGACCTCCTCCGGCAGCCCGCTGCTGGGCACCGTCCCCGACCAGGACGTCGTCGTCGCCCCCGGCGAGCCCAAGGTCCTGGCGATCACCGACCCGTACAAGTCCGCCGGCCTCACCCTCAAAGTCACCGACAAGGCCACAGGCAAGGGCCTGGCCGGAGCCATCGTCAACATCGCCCCGAAGGACGCCAAGGACGACAAGGGCGCCTTCACCCTCACCACCGGCCCGGACGGAACCGCCAAGGCCCCGCTCCCCGTCGGCAAGAAGACCGGCAGCGCCTACACCGCCACCGAGACCAAGGCCCCGGACGGCTACCGGCTGGAGACCACCCCGGTGGAGATCACGGCCAAGCCCGGAGCCGAGACCACCGCGGCCTTCACGAACGCGGCCACGGCCAAGCCCACCGAGGAACCGACGGGGAAGCCGACGGCCAAGCCCACCGGCGATCCCACCTCCCAGCCCACGCCGACCGGCTCGCCCTCGACCGGCACCGGGGAGCCGACCGATGCGGCATCCCCCTCCAGCAGCCCGGAGATCGGCACCGCTACCTCGACCCCCACCGAACCTGACACCAAGCCCGAAGGCTCCCTCGCCCACACCGGCGCCGACAGCACCAACGGGTGGCTCCTGGCAGCCGGCGGCCTTCTTCTCGCCGCCGGAGGCGGCGCCGTCTACGCCGCCCGCCGCCGTAAGAACGACGAGAGCGACACCGGCACCGGCCAGCACCGGCGTACCGACGACAACTGA